From a single Methanomassiliicoccales archaeon genomic region:
- a CDS encoding 6,7-dimethyl-8-ribityllumazine synthase, with protein sequence MPVFEGRLDGRGLRVGLVVSRFNELVTRELLAGAQDRLRRLGVRDEDMVVLWVPGAFELPRAVRIVAESGKVDGVVALAAVVRGETPHFEYIASEVAKGLAKLALEGPVPVTFGVLTADTFDQALERAGGKAGNKGAQAAEALVEILNLERELRK encoded by the coding sequence TGGATGGCCGGGGGCTGCGGGTAGGCCTCGTAGTCTCCCGATTCAACGAGCTAGTGACGCGGGAGCTTTTGGCCGGGGCCCAGGATCGGCTCAGGCGGCTGGGCGTGCGGGATGAGGACATGGTGGTCCTCTGGGTTCCCGGCGCGTTTGAGCTCCCTAGGGCCGTGCGCATTGTGGCGGAAAGCGGAAAAGTGGACGGGGTGGTGGCCCTGGCGGCGGTGGTGCGGGGAGAAACTCCGCATTTCGAGTACATCGCCAGCGAGGTGGCCAAAGGGCTAGCCAAGCTCGCCTTGGAGGGGCCAGTTCCCGTGACCTTCGGGGTCCTCACCGCCGACACCTTCGACCAAGCCCTGGAGCGGGCCGGAGGAAAAGCCGGGAACAAAGGAGCCCAGGCTGCCGAGGCCCTCGTGGAGATCCTCAACCTCGAACGGGAGCTCAGAAAATGA